The proteins below come from a single Xyrauchen texanus isolate HMW12.3.18 chromosome 1, RBS_HiC_50CHRs, whole genome shotgun sequence genomic window:
- the smim20 gene encoding small integral membrane protein 20, whose protein sequence is MSSNKKITLIFGGFIAAVAVAFYPIFFHPLSHSEDYKQVQKTNRAGINQADVQPVGVKIWSDPFKPKS, encoded by the exons ATGTCCAGTAATAAAAAGATAACGCTCATATTTGGAGGTTTCATTGCAGCTGTTGCAGTTGCTTTTTACCCTATATTTTTCCATCCTCTTTCTCACAGTGAAGATTACA AGCAGGTCCAGAAGACGAATCGAGCTGGAATAAATCAAGCAGATGTTCAGCCTGTTG GTGTGAAAATCTGGTCGGATCCCTTCAAGCCAAAGTCATAA